AGAAGCATTATTAAAGTATGACTTAATGTGAATCAACATACTTACAAGCATATGTTTATTTTTGCTATCATAATCTATATCACGAACATGGGAGTACTCGATTGAATTTGTTTTCCTGTAAAGATAAAAGGAAGGATAATATATAAACTTCCAAAGGATCCCAAAAACCAAATGTTATCTAATATCATGACCAAGATGAAACGGCAGACACATATTGTGGTTGTCAACGGACACTATCATCCCTGTATACATTCATCTACTTCTAGAAACATCAAGAGCCCAATATACTCACTAATTTCTACGCATGTAAGAGCATCCAATTGCTTTATCAAGAGGATGGTAACATATAAATAGAACTGGTAGCTCCAACCCAATTATTcataaatttcatattaaaatttaaattatgtTTTAACTCCGATGGGCGAATGTTAGAAAAATCAAGGAAATTAGggaaagtgtcaaatgggtcacACCATTCGAACGTGTCAAATGGGTCACACCGTTCAAAAGTGTCAAATTCGGCAAAAGTGTACTTTTAGTGCATAAACTCTCCTAAATCATTTTATTCGTAAAAAGATAAGATTATGATTGAGACGGGAAATTAGGTGTTTCGAGTCAGCCCGACCCAACCCGATTCATACAAGAAATAACCTTTGTTAAAAAATAACCCACCTACGTATTTTGTCACCTCTACATATAGACATGAAGTAATTGCGATGGAATAGAAGTAGAGATTTCTACACACGGCTACAATATATACTTTTTTGTAGCCAGAATTCAATATCCTTCATGTAGATGCGTAAACATAGTTCTAGATAACTCATGGAAATCAAAAGTGGGGCATACTTCATTGCACATAAATAAATGGGGTAAAATAATTTAAAATCAAATGTGGAGCATACTTCATTGTGCGCAAGTCCCAGAATTGGATAGATGATTCAGAGGTTGATGCAACCACATTCACATCATGGGGATCCCATGCACCACCTGAAAGATGATGAAGCATCCCAGCTGACTCCTGAGATTGTACCTAAATATTGCAGCACAACCTTTATAAAGTTCACAATTGCCGTCTGGTAGTTGAAAACATACAATAATGAAAAATGTTCAAGAGACGATAAGCAAGAAAAATAGTTTGCTCGCATCTAGAACATAAAGAGCATCACAAATATGTGCATCATAAAGAGCATCCCTACTATTAGCTCATATCAGAGAGGTATCAACGTGAAGAGAGCAAAACTACATATCTGGATAAGTGTCCACAGAATCCTCTTATACCTGTGCGCTCTTCTTTGAAGAATCTAAATTCCAAAGAAAGATATTCTGCTCATCAATACTAATCAGCTTATCATGTCTTCCAGACGGCCACCAAAGCACACTGCCATATGTTTCGTTGATCAAATAAATGTTCCATGGAAAATAGAATACATCAAGTATGTGTATGTGGAAAAACATCTTTAAAATGTTTCAGAATTGTGATTTTCGAAAATATCAATCCATGATTCATAACCTCTGTATGTGATTTAGTTAACTGAAGGAATAAAGAATCAACATCATCCTTCCCATATTAATAAAAACTGAAACTGAAATTTTAAGTTTCATTAGACTTCAAATTATAAGATAAAATCCTTTATGAAGGTTTGAGAGGGAATGAATCTGACGTTTACCCAAGTACAATTCACTGAATGTAGTACAGTATAAGAAATGTCAATCAAGTAACACCAAGAACACAGATTCGATACAACTTCAGTTGTAGAAGCAATGCCGTAAAATCTATAGAAACCGTTCAGGTTTTAGAGAACAATTCATTGTTTACACAAACTTCAAATAAGACACGTAGTATTTTGAAGGTTGCAGGTTCCCTAGATTTAATTATGTAAGCCAACCAGCTGTATGTCAGCAACTATCAATATTCCATAAATAAGAATCATAAGAAATTTACAGAAGATTAAAACTTCATGGGCGTTTTTTATAGTAGACCAAAATGAAGGGCATCAAACTGATCACGAGAATTTCAAATATAAAATTACACATTGATACACTAGAAGTTCTAATATCATTAAAATTTCATCAATCAACATCTATGTGATATATATGCCACTACTACATGTGAGGATACGAAAGAAGAAAACAGATACTGCGAGCCTTGAGATAAACATAACTCACCACTTAATCTTTGAACTATGTGCATCAAGAGAAGCAATACATTCCAACTGAGGAGAATTTGACTGGCCATATAATTCAGGGATCTGCCACACGGCCGCTTCATATGATTCACCTTTAACAACACAGATTAAATTAAAGCTTTTACACAACTATACCTCTCAAAGAAAGTATACATAAAGCAACTTGGGTTATGTAGGCTTTGAACGTATAAATATTGTCATTTTACACTCATGCCACTCCTAACAGGGGTATAGTGATATAATGTAGTGTTATAAAAGATAAGTTCGCATCTCAGATAAGTTCATCTAAAATCTCGTCTCAGATCCCATAGCAGGCTACTTTAACTAACTCATTTACTTCTAATTACACTGAAATCGAACAATTATTCACAATTGTAATGAACCATATACAGATTATAAAATCACAACAATAAACCAATGATTTACCAGAAGAGAAAACCGTTGAAAAGATGCGTTGATCAAACGGACAGGAAGCAAGGTCCCAAATCTCATTTGGATGTGAAAATAAACCCTCACAAACAAGTTCAGTACCACCAGATGAAAGTCTAATCAAATGCACCTAAGATAAAAATGAGATACAATTCAATCACATATAAACCCTTAACAGCACATAATTTTTCAATCTGAGATCAGATAAAATAAAAACCTCATTTTCTTCTTTGAGATTGAGAGTACCGGTGAGAAAACTAGTGTGATCTGTATCGGCTTTCACATCAGAAATACATCTTGCCTGTAATGAAATCAGAAATTGAGGAAATGTATATGGATTTGATATGAATATATAGATGAATTATTGTTTTGAATGTAGATTGATTGAAATTAGGGTTAGTTGAATTAACCTACCTGATATTTCAGACCGTAACCGATTCCAGTTGATCCTCCTTGCATTTGAAAAACAAATTCCGCTAAATACGATTTGAAATTAGCGTTGAAGATGTGGAGTTTCAGCTGATGAAGATGTTGATATTTATGGAGTGACGACTTTGCATACGAGTACTAttttcgacataatttatatatatatatatatatatatatatatatatatatatatatatatatatatatatatatatatatatatatatataaattgtggtaAATGGTGTCAATATATCATTGGCTAATACCAAACGTTAACAGTACCTACTATTAACACCCAATTCCTCGCATAGCCCGACCCATTTTCCTTTTAACCCTAATAACATATCCTTAAATCGATAGTTTAATCTAAGTCTAATACTCCGTTCCATTGCCACACACTCCTCCCATTCTCTTCCACCCTCACCACTCCCAGAAGCTTATGTCAACTCTACACCGGCGCCGTCCTCACCATCACCACTATCTCCACCAACGCCATCATTGTCAGCATCGCCACTTCCTTCTCTTTCACCAATAACCATCACCCCAACGTCTTTGTCTTCGCCGTCGTCCCCGGCTCCGGCCTCCTCTCACCAATAGAGTTTCCAGATTTCCCGATGATAACGACCCACGAATTAGTTGATATTTTTTGCTTCAAAATGAAACCCCCAGAGGTAACAATCATATTTATGTTTTAAGCATATGTTTTTGAAAGTTGTTTTTTACTCCGTATGTGTTtattattttctttaattttattgaaAGATTTGCAGGTGTGTTGGTTTGCAGTTATTTGTAGTTTTATTTtttgtttggtttatatttgtattattattattattattgttttgtaGTCTTTGGTCCTCATTTTCTATTTTCTTTTCACACAACGATAATAGAATGTCGACTTGGAACAAAAGTTAGGGGTTTTCCAGATAATTAGCCCTTAAGTTCTATTTTGGGGGTATTGATGAAGATGCACAGAAGGTGTTCGACAATTTGCCTCAGTCAAAGTTTCTTTGATTTTTAAGCTATTTATACAATTTTTTTTGTTCAATACTAAATTTTTATTGAATGTCAGGATTGATGATCTTCATAGTTTTGAAAAAATGTTAATTCTTGAGAAAAAAGGTTAATACTTTACTTTTAATGAGAAAATGAATTAGTACAATATTTTGATTGTAGGGATAAGCTTAACCAGAGAGATCCTATCATAGTTGGTAAGTTAATTTGCTTTACAAATCATTGATTGAGTTTGTGAATTGGACTTAAAGTTGACATTTTCTCCCAAATTACCCTCAAGTGTTGTATGATCCTGGAATTTTTATGGTAAATTATTTTGTTAATTATGTACTTTTTAAAACTTATTT
The window above is part of the Rutidosis leptorrhynchoides isolate AG116_Rl617_1_P2 chromosome 1, CSIRO_AGI_Rlap_v1, whole genome shotgun sequence genome. Proteins encoded here:
- the LOC139856387 gene encoding WD repeat-containing protein DWA2; this encodes MQGGSTGIGYGLKYQARCISDVKADTDHTSFLTGTLNLKEENEVHLIRLSSGGTELVCEGLFSHPNEIWDLASCPFDQRIFSTVFSSGESYEAAVWQIPELYGQSNSPQLECIASLDAHSSKIKCVLWWPSGRHDKLISIDEQNIFLWNLDSSKKSAQVQSQESAGMLHHLSGGAWDPHDVNVVASTSESSIQFWDLRTMKKTNSIEYSHVRDIDYDSKNKHMLVTAADESGINIWDLRMLKAPVAELPGHSHWTWAVRSNPEYEGLILSAGTDSAVNLWFASPPSNDDLVSESSPKPSARRAESLLHSYSDYEDSVYGLTWSSREPWLFASLSYDGRVRYFTLFILGIMTIQ